A window of Fodinibius salinus contains these coding sequences:
- a CDS encoding alpha/beta fold hydrolase has product MFGASKYKIQRKHDFKYIQTNGGRSKTSTLVFLHGMFGQLSNYDPLINQLGEVPIVVPEIPLYDGCSSQLTIRQLTKWFHSFLEQMDIEQPILLGNSMGGHLALDYTLQYSENVDSLILTGSSGIQEKNFGYTFPRRKDRDFIRKKAALTFYDDLVNEQIVDDIMDVVSSPSKMLNLLAIARDTYEYNVEKYLPDIPHPTLLIWGRNDEITPPNVAHRFYEQLPNASLRWIDKCGHAPMMEHPEKFASYLNDFLINQQYNSKPKISSHEKNYSYF; this is encoded by the coding sequence ATGTTTGGAGCTAGCAAGTATAAAATTCAGCGTAAGCATGATTTTAAGTATATCCAAACCAATGGAGGGCGTTCGAAAACAAGTACACTTGTTTTTCTGCACGGTATGTTTGGGCAGTTAAGTAACTATGACCCGCTGATAAACCAACTTGGAGAAGTTCCGATTGTTGTTCCCGAAATTCCGCTTTATGATGGTTGCAGTTCACAGCTGACGATACGCCAACTCACAAAATGGTTTCATTCTTTTTTGGAGCAGATGGATATTGAACAACCTATTTTGCTTGGTAACTCTATGGGTGGACACTTAGCGCTGGATTATACCTTGCAATATTCCGAAAATGTAGATTCTTTAATTTTGACGGGCAGTTCAGGAATTCAAGAAAAGAATTTCGGCTATACTTTTCCCCGGCGAAAAGATCGCGATTTTATCCGCAAGAAAGCAGCTCTTACGTTTTATGATGATCTTGTTAATGAACAAATTGTGGACGACATAATGGATGTTGTTTCATCTCCGTCTAAAATGCTTAACTTGCTGGCCATTGCCCGGGATACCTACGAATATAATGTTGAAAAATATTTACCGGATATACCACATCCGACATTGCTTATATGGGGACGGAATGATGAAATTACGCCCCCCAACGTGGCTCACCGTTTTTATGAGCAATTACCCAATGCAAGTTTGCGATGGATTGATAAATGTGGACATGCACCAATGATGGAACATCCCGAAAAGTTTGCCTCTTATTTGAATGACTTTTTGATTAATCAGCAATATAACTCAAAACCAAAAATTTCTAGTCATGAAAAAAATTATTCATACTTCTAA
- a CDS encoding RidA family protein, with protein MKKIIHTSNAPDAIGPYSQAVVHDDIVYCSGQIGLDPDTNEFVGADVSSQAKQVMENLKAVLEEAGSGFEKTIKCGIYLDDMSNFETVNKIYGEYFKNDPPARETVAVKTLPKNCKVEIGCTAYI; from the coding sequence ATGAAAAAAATTATTCATACTTCTAATGCACCGGATGCGATAGGCCCTTATAGCCAGGCGGTAGTACATGATGATATCGTTTACTGTTCTGGACAGATAGGATTAGATCCCGATACCAATGAATTTGTGGGAGCTGATGTCAGTTCTCAAGCCAAACAGGTAATGGAGAACCTGAAAGCGGTATTAGAAGAAGCCGGATCAGGTTTCGAGAAGACTATTAAATGCGGTATCTACCTTGATGATATGAGCAACTTTGAGACCGTAAACAAAATATATGGGGAATATTTTAAGAATGATCCACCGGCGCGCGAAACTGTTGCCGTCAAAACACTGCCCAAGAATTGCAAGGTAGAAATTGGCTGCACGGCTTATATCTAA
- a CDS encoding M23 family metallopeptidase → MKHLPTSILILFILFGGSAKVLGQSSFNPSKAEYLWPTNASHYLTSTFGETRTAHFHAALDLKTWGRRGYEVYATRDGIVDRITIGPRGYGKVLYLKHKDGSYSVYAHLLSFNDELQHFADSVRISNNYSFEIDQFSGWVNRTIKQGELIGYSGASGIGPPHLHFELRTPDHKPFNPLLTNLSVKDNIAPQITGISVEPFSHRSTINGSNKIHTQNVWGGNSSYQTSNIRITGPVGLGINVFDQSNGVRNSYAVYELGMRVDGRQMFHAKMDSFSYQETGQMFIDRIYPLLKKQDEGYQRLFVANGNTLPFYTTSSENGILNLAPGKHRVTITAADYFGNRSSVSFSITVLAKSSNPAKKTNTGRKTASGSIVANSHTWSWFPDWVTLSEQQFSTTTITIDSSDNISRHQNGWTLPLQNKDPLFMNIQGTGPTIFRRITPNMTTFLRSADTQSFAIFPKHTFYDTVSVGMAVQKASGDSISVELIPEIVPQQGAFTFYLPKDSMLTTSSSFSFYKLDRFDEDEKWELIPTSFTDKFIKGEVESLGTFVLKSDTIPPKLNNPRLKKRPDGHWVILIDAQDNLSGIAYQKTKITVNGQEGIPEYAPEDNQFVYYHPNFTPTNVMNIKITTFDKVGNKRTTTFELRK, encoded by the coding sequence ATGAAGCACCTGCCAACATCAATCCTAATACTGTTCATCCTTTTCGGAGGATCTGCGAAGGTGCTGGGACAATCCAGTTTTAATCCATCAAAAGCCGAATACCTCTGGCCTACCAATGCCAGCCACTACTTAACATCAACTTTCGGAGAAACACGTACTGCCCACTTTCATGCCGCACTAGATTTAAAAACTTGGGGCCGCCGTGGATACGAAGTCTATGCCACCCGAGACGGAATTGTTGATCGTATCACCATTGGCCCCCGTGGCTACGGCAAGGTACTGTATCTTAAACACAAAGACGGGTCATATTCCGTCTATGCCCACCTGCTCTCGTTTAATGATGAGCTTCAGCATTTTGCTGACTCAGTACGTATATCCAATAATTACAGTTTTGAAATAGACCAATTCAGTGGCTGGGTAAACCGAACTATCAAACAAGGAGAGCTAATCGGCTACAGTGGTGCATCGGGCATTGGCCCGCCCCATTTGCATTTCGAGCTGCGAACCCCCGACCATAAGCCATTTAATCCTTTATTGACCAATCTATCAGTCAAAGATAATATTGCTCCACAAATTACGGGCATTTCTGTTGAACCGTTTTCTCACCGTTCGACTATTAATGGTAGCAATAAAATCCATACCCAAAATGTGTGGGGAGGTAACTCTTCGTATCAAACTTCGAATATACGGATAACAGGACCCGTGGGATTGGGAATTAATGTGTTTGATCAATCCAATGGGGTCCGCAATTCCTATGCTGTTTACGAACTCGGTATGCGTGTTGATGGTCGACAGATGTTCCATGCCAAGATGGACAGTTTTTCGTATCAGGAAACCGGACAGATGTTCATTGATCGTATCTATCCACTGTTAAAAAAACAAGATGAAGGGTATCAGCGGTTGTTTGTGGCTAACGGTAACACCCTTCCCTTTTATACTACCAGCAGTGAAAACGGAATTCTCAACCTTGCTCCGGGCAAGCACCGGGTAACAATTACAGCTGCAGACTATTTTGGAAACAGAAGCAGTGTTTCGTTCTCAATAACCGTATTGGCAAAATCATCAAACCCAGCAAAGAAAACCAACACGGGAAGAAAAACGGCTTCTGGCAGTATTGTGGCCAATTCCCATACTTGGAGTTGGTTTCCCGATTGGGTAACACTCTCAGAACAGCAGTTTTCTACCACTACTATTACCATAGACAGCAGTGATAATATCAGCCGTCACCAAAACGGATGGACTCTACCACTACAAAATAAGGATCCGTTGTTCATGAATATCCAAGGCACGGGACCCACCATATTTCGGCGTATTACTCCAAATATGACAACCTTTTTACGTTCAGCAGATACACAATCATTTGCCATATTTCCTAAACATACATTTTATGACACTGTATCTGTAGGGATGGCCGTTCAAAAAGCATCAGGCGATTCTATCTCTGTTGAGCTAATCCCGGAGATTGTTCCTCAGCAAGGGGCATTTACATTCTATCTCCCCAAAGACTCGATGCTTACCACCTCTTCTAGCTTTTCTTTCTATAAGCTCGATCGATTTGATGAAGATGAAAAATGGGAACTGATTCCGACCTCTTTTACTGATAAATTCATAAAAGGTGAAGTCGAGTCGCTGGGAACTTTTGTCCTAAAAAGCGATACTATCCCCCCAAAGTTAAACAATCCACGTTTAAAAAAACGTCCCGATGGCCATTGGGTTATCCTTATTGATGCACAAGATAACCTATCCGGTATTGCCTATCAGAAAACAAAAATTACGGTTAATGGGCAAGAGGGCATCCCAGAATATGCTCCCGAAGATAATCAGTTTGTCTATTATCATCCGAACTTTACTCCCACAAACGTAATGAATATTAAAATCACAACCTTTGACAAGGTAGGGAACAAACGGACTACAACGTTTGAACTGAGAAAGTAA
- a CDS encoding fumarylacetoacetate hydrolase family protein yields MSTTIPGLPHLTATNIFCIGRNYVEHARELNNNPPDCPLVFLKPTSSIISDGDTIQIPEQSNNVHHEVELVTAIGEGGKNISEKRALQHVDGYAIGIDVTARDIQQEAKEAGHPWSIAKGFDTFAPISSFVRANKITNPQNIDLTLSVNGEIRQSDNTELMIVSITKLISYLSSMFTLQPGDLIFTGTPKGVSAIQPGDDIQATLGDNLVQLNVTVSGS; encoded by the coding sequence ATGTCAACCACCATACCGGGATTGCCCCATCTTACTGCTACCAATATATTCTGTATTGGTCGTAACTACGTAGAACATGCTCGTGAGCTCAACAACAATCCGCCGGATTGTCCCCTCGTCTTTTTAAAACCTACCAGCAGCATTATTTCTGACGGAGATACTATTCAAATTCCCGAGCAAAGTAATAATGTGCATCACGAAGTTGAGCTGGTAACTGCAATTGGTGAAGGAGGTAAAAATATCTCCGAAAAACGCGCCCTGCAGCATGTAGACGGATATGCAATTGGTATTGATGTAACGGCACGAGACATCCAACAAGAGGCAAAAGAGGCTGGTCACCCTTGGTCAATAGCAAAGGGATTTGACACCTTTGCCCCAATCAGTTCCTTTGTTCGCGCTAATAAAATTACCAACCCTCAGAATATAGATCTTACACTCAGCGTTAACGGAGAAATTCGTCAATCCGATAATACCGAGCTAATGATTGTTTCGATAACGAAATTAATCAGCTACCTCTCCTCTATGTTTACGTTACAGCCGGGTGACCTTATTTTTACAGGCACGCCTAAGGGCGTTTCAGCCATACAACCCGGTGATGATATTCAGGCCACACTGGGCGATAATCTTGTACAACTCAATGTTACGGTCAGTGGATCATGA
- the rpmA gene encoding 50S ribosomal protein L27 → MAHKKGQGSTKNGRDSISKRLGVKEYGGEMVKAGHIIVRQRGTKFHPGLNVGRGGDDTLFAKEAGKVVFRTRANGRKFVNVEPQA, encoded by the coding sequence ATGGCGCATAAGAAAGGTCAAGGTTCAACAAAGAACGGTCGCGATTCGATATCAAAACGACTGGGAGTTAAGGAATACGGCGGAGAGATGGTCAAAGCCGGACATATTATTGTTCGACAGCGTGGCACGAAGTTCCACCCAGGACTAAATGTTGGTCGTGGTGGCGATGACACACTTTTTGCCAAAGAAGCTGGCAAGGTTGTATTCCGCACACGTGCAAATGGCCGTAAATTTGTAAATGTAGAGCCACAAGCATAA
- the rplU gene encoding 50S ribosomal protein L21 has protein sequence MYAVVEIGGHQYRVSEGDVLFVDKQSDEVDQDLTFDRVFLTNDDGDVTIGKPVIEGASIEATLLDNVKSDKVIVFKKKRRKGYQKKRGHRQPMSQIEINSISISGSASSSSSSTQKEETEESDEQQLSTDMLAKEAIKHINNTDLEDLEGFIPEDEDRVTVLDAWESKQEG, from the coding sequence ATGTACGCAGTAGTTGAAATAGGTGGGCATCAGTATCGGGTTTCTGAAGGCGATGTCTTGTTTGTAGATAAGCAAAGTGACGAGGTTGACCAAGACTTAACATTCGACCGTGTCTTTTTAACCAATGATGACGGTGACGTAACGATCGGCAAACCCGTTATTGAGGGAGCTTCTATTGAAGCAACATTGCTTGATAATGTAAAGTCGGACAAGGTTATTGTCTTTAAAAAGAAACGCCGCAAAGGATACCAAAAGAAGCGCGGACACCGACAACCGATGTCTCAAATAGAAATTAACAGTATTTCTATCTCAGGATCTGCAAGTTCAAGCTCTTCTTCTACCCAAAAAGAAGAGACCGAAGAAAGCGACGAGCAACAGCTTTCTACCGATATGCTTGCCAAAGAAGCAATAAAGCATATTAATAATACGGATCTTGAAGATTTAGAAGGATTCATTCCCGAAGATGAAGATCGTGTAACGGTCTTGGATGCATGGGAAAGTAAGCAAGAAGGATAA
- a CDS encoding peptidylprolyl isomerase — MKYVKFRTWIILVTVVLAVFFLLMYSGGERGTYKSAQPITDSVLTQTYPNIYEAISERDGSLLQPYLTHSNDEVRGQAWRAFANTSVDSLGPFINLAVRQNTAVSWFGISQHEMNKEQLRRLEQRWKENPNERPGISRVLGQQGDQKSLQLFLQYSDSTNFESKYHLALAVGRLVAQFDLTADQQLKVVQRAFNANEDKTTRAYLYGWYRGDASRLNPVVQDTLMSRWQVLGRGLSPEIEQYINKMMPKRTTSELAIFYNGEQRLDSEVQLSIELAKSIGEVKLTDQNSLAAKMLLTNANTHVQVQTLKSLNGKLDRNDGLYNYITGTMLTNAQLADPVWLQALATSVNIDSVLADKYTDRLGSIPQENKYFTPKVLAVYEKAKGPDAYLNKIEELVGSDTLKTMYALQSMNRYWQKLSGQEQAEPHIKQVRSIVFDALEMGDRGVAYMTQPLLENKQLFSNGDFDQINNVLSYFSLPADVEVYQVFGSLYYDRFREQARPVIDSLAAQNYAPLNRSLSDAGWDVEVPETVEPNFRMPNWDRLWELGRHPVWTLKTEKGNISIEMNTLSAPATVSMIDSLSRAGAYDGVPFHRVVPNFVIQGGDIERKDGFGGPEFVIPTEASAQGFVRGATGIASAGTDTEGSQYFVMHQWKPHLNGSYTRFGKVVDGMDVVDNITIGDKVLSTTWY, encoded by the coding sequence ATGAAATATGTTAAATTTCGGACATGGATTATACTGGTTACAGTAGTTTTAGCCGTGTTTTTTTTACTGATGTATTCTGGCGGTGAGAGGGGAACATATAAAAGTGCACAACCGATTACTGATTCGGTACTCACCCAAACTTATCCTAACATATATGAGGCCATTTCGGAGCGGGATGGCTCATTGTTACAGCCGTACCTTACTCATAGCAACGATGAGGTGCGGGGACAGGCGTGGCGTGCTTTTGCCAATACATCGGTAGATTCACTTGGGCCGTTTATTAATCTAGCCGTCCGGCAAAACACTGCTGTTTCGTGGTTTGGGATAAGTCAGCATGAAATGAATAAAGAACAGTTGCGCCGTTTGGAACAGCGCTGGAAAGAAAATCCCAATGAGCGACCCGGAATTTCAAGAGTGCTGGGACAGCAAGGCGACCAGAAAAGTCTGCAGTTATTTTTACAATATTCGGACTCTACAAATTTCGAAAGTAAATATCATTTAGCCTTGGCTGTCGGCCGATTGGTTGCTCAGTTTGATCTTACAGCTGACCAACAGTTAAAAGTGGTACAGCGTGCTTTTAATGCAAATGAAGATAAGACAACACGGGCTTATTTATATGGATGGTATCGCGGCGATGCTTCTCGATTGAATCCGGTAGTCCAAGATACACTCATGTCGCGCTGGCAGGTACTTGGAAGGGGACTAAGCCCCGAAATTGAACAGTATATCAATAAGATGATGCCGAAGCGTACCACTTCTGAATTGGCAATCTTTTATAACGGAGAACAACGGCTGGACAGTGAGGTACAACTGTCGATAGAATTGGCAAAATCAATTGGTGAAGTTAAGCTTACAGATCAGAATTCATTAGCAGCAAAAATGCTGTTAACCAATGCTAATACGCATGTTCAAGTACAGACACTAAAAAGCTTAAATGGAAAGCTTGATCGGAATGATGGTCTATATAATTATATTACCGGTACGATGCTTACGAATGCACAGCTTGCTGATCCTGTATGGCTGCAGGCGCTTGCGACCTCGGTTAATATTGATAGCGTTCTTGCGGATAAATATACAGATCGTTTAGGCTCCATTCCTCAAGAAAACAAGTATTTTACGCCGAAGGTATTGGCTGTTTATGAAAAAGCTAAGGGTCCTGATGCTTATTTAAACAAAATTGAAGAACTTGTGGGGAGCGATACCCTCAAAACGATGTATGCCCTGCAGAGCATGAACCGGTATTGGCAAAAATTGTCTGGTCAAGAGCAGGCCGAACCGCATATAAAGCAGGTTCGAAGTATCGTTTTTGATGCACTCGAAATGGGCGATCGCGGAGTAGCATATATGACACAGCCGTTGCTGGAAAATAAACAATTATTTAGCAATGGAGATTTTGATCAGATAAATAATGTATTATCATACTTTTCTTTACCGGCAGATGTTGAAGTATATCAGGTTTTTGGGTCCTTATATTATGATCGATTCAGGGAGCAGGCGCGTCCCGTTATTGATTCGCTGGCTGCCCAAAATTATGCTCCACTGAACCGCTCGCTGTCTGATGCAGGTTGGGATGTAGAAGTACCGGAAACGGTTGAACCCAATTTTCGAATGCCTAACTGGGATAGATTATGGGAGCTTGGCCGCCATCCTGTCTGGACCCTGAAAACAGAAAAGGGAAATATTTCTATCGAGATGAATACATTGAGTGCCCCAGCGACGGTATCTATGATCGACAGTTTGAGCAGGGCTGGAGCTTACGATGGTGTACCATTTCATCGTGTGGTACCGAATTTTGTGATTCAAGGTGGAGATATTGAACGTAAAGATGGTTTTGGCGGGCCTGAGTTTGTTATTCCTACAGAAGCTTCAGCTCAAGGGTTTGTGCGTGGAGCAACGGGTATTGCCAGTGCAGGTACCGATACCGAAGGGAGCCAGTATTTTGTTATGCACCAGTGGAAACCGCATCTCAACGGTAGCTATACGCGTTTTGGTAAGGTTGTTGATGGAATGGATGTTGTAGATAATATTACCATTGGAGATAAAGTGTTGTCGACAACTTGGTACTAA
- a CDS encoding RrF2 family transcriptional regulator: MLFSKSCVYGLRATLFLASKEDEEHTSIRELSEELDISFHFLTKILQQLTEVDLLESKKGPKGGVRLTKPAEEISLLDIVVAIDGDELFKECVLGLPGCGIDKPCPLHSIWAENRDDIQKMLETQTLLDMAEKGKQQNLRVTADGKFEWG; the protein is encoded by the coding sequence ATGCTTTTTTCTAAGTCTTGTGTTTATGGGTTACGAGCAACGCTTTTTTTAGCATCAAAAGAGGATGAGGAGCACACCTCCATACGTGAGTTGAGCGAAGAACTTGATATTTCTTTTCATTTCTTAACCAAAATTCTACAGCAGCTTACAGAAGTAGATCTGTTGGAATCTAAGAAAGGACCCAAGGGCGGAGTTCGTTTGACAAAGCCAGCTGAAGAAATATCATTATTAGATATAGTAGTAGCTATAGACGGTGATGAGTTATTTAAAGAATGTGTGTTGGGCTTACCTGGTTGTGGGATAGATAAACCGTGTCCGTTACATAGTATTTGGGCAGAAAATCGTGATGATATTCAAAAGATGCTGGAAACACAGACTCTGCTGGATATGGCTGAGAAGGGAAAACAGCAAAATTTAAGAGTAACTGCTGACGGAAAATTTGAGTGGGGTTAA